From the Aphelocoma coerulescens isolate FSJ_1873_10779 chromosome 10, UR_Acoe_1.0, whole genome shotgun sequence genome, one window contains:
- the ARRDC4 gene encoding arrestin domain-containing protein 4, translated as MAAAGPGPGAGGAVKTLALVLEDEARRGGGGGYCSGDTVSGQVLLELAGPLPLRGLRLEAAGRARVAWSESPGAVSGAGTWGVAVRAPGPGPRREAEVRYLDIRQSLLRDPPEGEENLVLLDGRHEFPFSFQLPQEPLVTSFTGKYGSIQYFVKAVLERPAVPDQSVQTELQVISHIDVSSPALLTPVLRSQEKMVGCWFFTSGPVSLSAKIERKGYCNGEAIPIYAEIENCSSRLIVPKAAIFQTQTYLASGKTKTFRQMVANVRGNHIASGSTDTWNGKTLKIPPVSPSILDCCIIRVEYSLAVYIHIPGAKKLMIEMPLVIGTIPCIGFSSRNSSITSQFSMDMSWLALTMPEHPEAPPNYADVVSEEEFSRHVPAYPPPIDCEEQLCCPVFAYIQEFRFQPPPLYSEIDPHPTDVEEMQPVSFML; from the exons AtggcggcggccgggccgggcccgggggcCGGCGGCGCGGTGAAGACGCTGGCCCTGGTGCTGGAGGACGAGGCCCGgcgcggcggaggcggcggctaCTGCAGCGGGGACACGGTGTCGgggcaggtgctgctggagctggcggGGCCGCTGCCGCTCCGCGGGCTACGCCTGGAGGCCGCGGGACGGGCGCGCGTCGCTTGGAGCGAGAGCCCCGGCGCGGTGTCCGGAGCGGGCACCTGGGGGGTGGCGGTGCgggcgccggggccggggccgcggcgggaGGCGGAGGTGCGGTACCTGGACATCCGGCAGAGCCTCCTGCGAGACCCGCCCGAAG GTGAGGAAAACTTAGTTCTTCTGGATGGAAGACATGAATTTCCATTCAGCTTTCAGCTCCCTCAAGA ACCTCTGGTGACCTCTTTTACTGGGAAGTATGGCAGCATTCAGTACTTTGTGAAAGCAGTTCTGGAGAGGCCTGCAGTACCTGACCAGAGTGTGCAGACAGAGCTCCAGGTCATCAGCCATATCGATGTCAGCTCACCAGCTCTCTTG ACACCTGTTCTAAGAAGTCAGGAGAAGATGGTTGGCTGTTGGTTTTTCACCTCTGGGCCAGTGTCTCTCAGTGCCAAAATTGAGAGGAAGGGATACTGTAATG GGGAAGCCATCCCAATCTATGCAGAAATCGAGAACTGCTCTTCTCGTTTGATTGTTCCAAAAGCTGCCATTTTCCAAACACAAACGTACCTGGCCagtgggaagacaaaaaccttCCGTCAGATGGTTGCCAATGTCCGAGGAAACCACATTGCCTCTGGGAGTACAGATACCTGGAATGGGAAAACTCTGAAAATCCCACCTGTATCCCCATCTATACTTGACTGCTGCATTATTAGAGTAGAATATTCATTAGCT GTGTATATCCATATTCCTGGTGCTAAGAAATTGATGATTGAAATGCCTCTGGTGATTGGCACTATTCCATGTATTGGATTTTCAAGCAGAAACTCCAGCATTACCAGCCAGTTTAGTATGGATATGAGTTGGCTGGCATTGACCATGCCTGAACACCCTGAAG CACCACCAAATTATGCTGATGTAGTGTCTGAGGAAGAGTTTTCCAGACATGTTCCTGCTTATCCACCACCCATTGATTGTGAGGAACAGTTGTGTTGTCCTGTCTTTGCTTACATACAAGAGTTCCGGTTTCAGCCTCCACCTCTTTATTCAGAG ATCGATCCACATCCAACTGATGTAGAAGAAATGCAGCCTGTTTCATTCATGCTGTGA